A stretch of DNA from Paenibacillus sp. FSL W8-0186:
CTATACCCAGCGACCGGATTTCCACGAGTTCTTCGCCTAAACGGCAGAGGGATCCGCAGCCAACGACCTTGCCGTCAATTTCAGTTACGACGAAATCATTAATCTGCCTGCTCAGCACCTCTCTCGACCGCGGAAGCATGATGCCCCGCTGGGCATATCCATCAATCATTTGAAATAGAGGCTCTACGTCTTTTAATTTTGCTCTTCTGCATACAGCTACAGCAGGCATGCTGATCCCTCCTCGAATCCGGCACAATAATATGAATAAATATACAACAAAGCGTATATAAGTTCAATATATTATTTTCCGTCCAAGGCACCTACAAATTCGGCAAATACTTCATTGCCAAACAAGATCCCCTTCCGGCTCAGCCGGTAGCCTCCTGCTGCTGCGGTTCTCTCCAGCAATCCGGCATCCAGCAATTTGCTGAACTGCCCTCCGAACACTTCATCAAGCGAACGCCCGAACTGGCTCCGGAACCGTTCATCCGAAATGCCCTCCAGTACGCGCAAACCGACCATGACGAAATCCTCCATCGCTTCCTCGCGGGATATCTCGAACCGCTCGAGAATCGGCCTTCCCTGCTGAGTTGCTTCATTATATGGGTTAACGCCCTTAATGTTGACATGGCGCCAGCGATTTACGTATCCGTGGGCGCCCGCCCCAAGGCCGTAGTAATCTTCGTTTCGCCAGTAAGTCATATTATGCCGGCTCTCGAAGCCGGGTTTGGCAAAGTTGCTGATCTCATATTGCTTGTAACCGGCTTGCTCCATCCGCTCCATCAGCAGCAGATACATGTTCAATTCGTCCTCTTCCGCCGGCAGGGGAAGCTGGTTCTTCTGATACATCGTATGGAAAAGCGTATTCTCCTCGACTTTGAGGCTGTAAATGGAATAATGCGGGAGACCGAGCTCCAATGCTCGGGATACACTGTAATCCAGCATTTCAACCGTCTGGTTCGGTAGACCGAACATCAGATCGATCGACAGATTGTCCAGTCCGGCCGCTCTCGCATTCTCCAAGCTGCGAAATACGTCGTCGGTGTTATGGATTCGCCCGATTCCGCTGAGCAG
This window harbors:
- the hemW gene encoding radical SAM family heme chaperone HemW, whose amino-acid sequence is MEGREPQGSSPCTKSAPQAVYIHIPFCTNKCFYCDFNSYVLKDQPVMDYLRALDLEMELTVQETPPGEIKSIFVGGGTPTVLKPDEMEFFLSSVRRHFPNWAADIEFSMEANPGTTDREKLAVMKAGGVNRVSFGVQAFQNELLSGIGRIHNTDDVFRSLENARAAGLDNLSIDLMFGLPNQTVEMLDYSVSRALELGLPHYSIYSLKVEENTLFHTMYQKNQLPLPAEEDELNMYLLLMERMEQAGYKQYEISNFAKPGFESRHNMTYWRNEDYYGLGAGAHGYVNRWRHVNIKGVNPYNEATQQGRPILERFEISREEAMEDFVMVGLRVLEGISDERFRSQFGRSLDEVFGGQFSKLLDAGLLERTAAAGGYRLSRKGILFGNEVFAEFVGALDGK